The following nucleotide sequence is from bacterium.
TGGTCAGGATTGAAGATGGGCAGAAAGAGATTGCCCAGATGCTTTTTAATCAAACAAAGATATTGGAAAAGATAGAGGCAAAGATACCTTAAATAATAAAAAAATTGAAAGAGTTATAGAGTTTAGGGAGTAATAAAATAATAAAAAATATGAAAAAAATCTTTAGTTTGCTGGTTTTGGCAACAATAGGTTATGGGGCGGATTTCCCTGCGCCAAGCCAGTATGGGACAATTGCAGCAGCAATTAGTGCAGCAAATAATGGCGGGACAATAGAAATTCAAAATGTAAAATGCAAAACTGATGTAAGGATTTATAAAAATGCAAGGGTCATTTGGGTTTTCTGTCTTTTTTATTTCCTGTGGAATTTATCTTTTAACCCTTGCTTAAATAAACCATAGGTTGTAAAATAGAGGTATAAAATGGTACATCAACAAGCAATAATGCAAAAGGATGGGTTATTTGTTCCTAGGGAATATTTGAAGGATTTCGGAGAGATTGAGTTGATTGAAAAACCCTTAGAGGTCATTATTAAACCTAAGAGTATGACCCAAAAAACAGCAGGGATACTTAAGTCAAAATTAGATGTGGTTAAATTACATAAAGATTATGAGCTAACCGGAGGAGACAAGATTTTTGAAGCTAAGTAAATTTAACTTAGAGAAAAGTATTTTTGTGGATGCCAATATCTTTACCTTTCACTTTACTGCCCACCCTGATTTCGGCAAATCATCAACAGATTTCCTGCAGATGGTTGAATTGGGTAAGATTAGAGCTGTTTCGTCTGATGTGGTTTTAAACGAAGTGTTGTATATTTCATTACTTAACAGGGGTCTTCAGTTTTTGGATACAAATAGCAAATGGAAGGTTAGAGAAAGGTTTGACAAAGATTTTTCCTTTGTTAGTAAATGTTATGAGGGGATTCAAGAGGCGATAGATTACATTACCTTTCTGGAAAAAGGTGGTTTAACAATTGTGGATGCAGGACATAATTTACTGGTAAGGTCTATAGAGATTGGTAAGAGGTATCATTTGTGGATAAGGGATGCTATCCATGTTGCTACTTGCCAGGCACTTGGTATTGTTAATATAGCAACCCAAGATAAACATTTCACCAAAGTAGATTTCTTGAGTGTATGGCAACCAGAAGGCTAAAGGAATGAAAAAGGTTTTGTATTTTCTGGTTTTGGCGGCTTTGGGCTATGCAGCGGATTTGTATGTGCCAAGCCAGTATGGGACAATTGCAGCGGCAATTAGTGCAGCAAATGATGGCGATACCGTCTGGGTAGC
It contains:
- a CDS encoding type II toxin-antitoxin system VapC family toxin encodes the protein MKLSKFNLEKSIFVDANIFTFHFTAHPDFGKSSTDFLQMVELGKIRAVSSDVVLNEVLYISLLNRGLQFLDTNSKWKVRERFDKDFSFVSKCYEGIQEAIDYITFLEKGGLTIVDAGHNLLVRSIEIGKRYHLWIRDAIHVATCQALGIVNIATQDKHFTKVDFLSVWQPEG